A genomic segment from Myxococcota bacterium encodes:
- the tssF gene encoding type VI secretion system baseplate subunit TssF, whose translation MRRDDLLEYYERELRFIRRMAADFAEKYPEVAGRLLLEPTKCDDPHIERLIESFAMLTARVQLRLDDGFADINESLLDVLYPHYLRPVPSMSIAQLEADPAAAAVAGGLRVDAHSLLESKPVGGVRCRFRTAYPVQLFPIEIVSVERVSATALGAPAPDDVLSALRIRLRTQGGVPVAGLAIDRLRFFLDAVSGDIHALHELFLRDARGLWVRGADDAPPVAVGAHAIRAVGFERDEGLLEYPRESFLGYRLLHEYFAFPEKFLFVDLAELAPATSRIAGTELVVDVLLGPSLAQRDVNVGPENLRLGCTPVINLFPKTADPIRLTNATVDHPVVPDARAPLAFEVHSVTGVETSRPGRERRAYRPFYGLGYGEATTRGDAFWHATRRASLRKADAGTEVAISLVDADFEPADVDGAVLHVETLCTNRELPARLPFGDPKGDFQLEGRPGVRRIVALRKPTAPHAPPIGAGARWRLVSHLALNHLSLSGAPGGSLAGRPEAAGDALVALREILRLYDFDDSPVTRQRIAGIASMRTRAVVRRIAHARGGGFARGIEVELGFDPSQYTGAGVLLFASVLERFFALYASVNSFTQTVASLEGQATPLKRFPPRVGAQALL comes from the coding sequence ATGAGGCGCGACGACCTGCTCGAGTACTACGAGCGCGAGCTGCGCTTCATCCGGCGCATGGCCGCCGACTTCGCGGAGAAGTACCCGGAGGTCGCGGGGCGCCTGCTGCTCGAGCCGACGAAGTGCGACGACCCGCACATCGAGCGGCTGATCGAGTCGTTCGCGATGCTGACGGCGCGCGTGCAGCTGCGCCTCGACGACGGCTTCGCGGACATCAACGAGTCGCTGCTCGACGTCCTCTACCCGCACTACCTGCGGCCCGTGCCGTCGATGAGCATCGCGCAGCTCGAGGCCGACCCGGCGGCCGCGGCCGTCGCGGGCGGGCTGCGCGTCGACGCGCACTCCCTGCTCGAGTCGAAGCCGGTCGGCGGCGTGCGCTGCCGCTTCCGCACCGCCTATCCGGTGCAGCTCTTCCCGATCGAGATCGTCTCGGTCGAGCGCGTGAGCGCGACCGCGCTCGGCGCGCCCGCACCCGACGACGTGCTGTCGGCGCTGCGCATCCGTCTGCGCACGCAGGGCGGCGTCCCCGTCGCGGGCCTCGCGATCGACCGCCTGCGCTTCTTCCTCGACGCCGTGAGCGGCGACATCCACGCGCTCCACGAGCTCTTCCTGCGCGACGCGCGCGGCCTGTGGGTGCGCGGCGCGGACGACGCACCGCCCGTCGCCGTCGGCGCGCATGCGATCCGCGCCGTCGGGTTCGAGCGCGACGAGGGGCTGCTCGAGTACCCGCGCGAGTCGTTCCTCGGCTACCGGCTCCTGCACGAGTACTTCGCCTTCCCCGAGAAGTTCCTGTTCGTCGACCTCGCCGAGCTCGCGCCCGCGACGTCGCGCATCGCAGGCACGGAGCTCGTCGTCGACGTGCTGCTCGGGCCGTCGCTCGCGCAGCGCGACGTGAACGTCGGGCCCGAGAACCTCCGGCTCGGCTGCACGCCCGTCATCAACCTCTTCCCGAAGACCGCCGACCCGATCCGCCTCACGAACGCCACCGTCGACCACCCCGTGGTGCCCGACGCGCGCGCGCCGCTCGCGTTCGAGGTGCACTCGGTGACGGGCGTCGAGACGTCGCGGCCCGGCCGCGAACGCCGCGCCTATCGTCCGTTCTACGGCCTCGGCTACGGCGAGGCGACGACGCGCGGCGACGCCTTCTGGCACGCGACGCGGCGCGCGTCGCTGCGCAAGGCCGACGCGGGGACCGAGGTCGCGATCTCCCTCGTCGACGCCGACTTCGAGCCCGCGGACGTCGACGGCGCCGTGCTCCACGTCGAGACGCTGTGCACGAACCGCGAGCTTCCGGCGCGGCTCCCGTTCGGCGACCCGAAGGGCGACTTCCAGCTCGAGGGACGGCCCGGCGTGCGCCGCATCGTCGCGCTGCGCAAGCCCACCGCGCCGCACGCGCCGCCGATCGGCGCGGGAGCGCGCTGGCGGCTCGTCTCGCACCTCGCGCTCAACCACCTGTCGCTGTCGGGCGCGCCGGGCGGCTCGCTCGCGGGGCGCCCCGAGGCGGCCGGCGACGCGCTCGTCGCGCTGCGCGAGATCCTGCGGCTCTACGACTTCGACGACTCGCCCGTGACGCGCCAGCGCATCGCGGGCATCGCATCGATGCGCACGCGCGCGGTCGTGCGTCGCATCGCGCACGCGCGCGGCGGCGGCTTCGCGCGCGGCATCGAGGTCGAGCTCGGCTTCGACCCGTCGCAGTACACGGGCGCGGGCGTGCTGCTCTTCGCGTCGGTGCTCGAGCGCTTCTTCGCGCTCTACGCGTCCGTCAACTCGTTCACGCAGACGGTGGCGAGCCTCGAGGGCCAGGCGACGCCGCTCAAGCGCTTCCCGCCCCGCGTCGGCGCGCAGGCGCTCCTGTGA
- the tssE gene encoding type VI secretion system baseplate subunit TssE gives MARAETSDVLRPSILDRLIDDSGASSFQGVTVRELKASVARDVEWLLNTRVFCPWDLSGHDEARASLLTYGLPDLSSYSWTEAAHGRRIAALIEERIKRFEPRIQERSVRCAVQRADDVADFRLRVRIEAILHVEPILEPVVFDSGLDLAGGSFRIESFE, from the coding sequence GTGGCGCGCGCGGAGACGAGCGACGTCCTGCGGCCGTCGATCCTCGACCGGCTGATCGACGACAGCGGCGCGTCGTCGTTCCAGGGCGTGACGGTGCGCGAGCTCAAGGCCTCGGTCGCGCGCGACGTCGAGTGGCTGCTGAACACGCGCGTCTTCTGCCCGTGGGACCTGTCCGGCCACGACGAGGCGCGCGCCTCGCTGCTCACCTACGGCCTTCCCGACCTCTCGTCGTACTCGTGGACGGAGGCCGCGCACGGGCGCCGCATCGCCGCGCTGATCGAGGAGCGCATCAAGCGCTTCGAGCCGCGCATCCAGGAGCGCTCGGTCCGCTGCGCCGTGCAGCGGGCGGACGACGTCGCCGACTTCCGCCTGCGCGTGCGCATCGAGGCGATCCTGCACGTCGAGCCCATCCTCGAGCCCGTCGTCTTCGACTCGGGGCTCGACCTCGCGGGGGGCAGCTTCCGGATCGAGAGCTTCGAATGA
- the tssC gene encoding type VI secretion system contractile sheath large subunit: MAARTKAVKVEKLGELEGEDLLAQMIDTGIKPRGDEAHDRARELVRNFVAELLDPGMVTAKGVTKTINARIAAIDELLSKQVNAILHHPEFQQLEASWRGLHKLVHGSETGENLKVRVLNVSKKDLLKDFKAAPEFTESALWKKVYEYEFGLYGGDPYGALVGDFEFGKGPQDVELLTEMSQVAAAAHAPFITASAPDMFGMDSFTQMPNPRDLAKIFDKSNPENTKWLSFRDSEDSRFVAMVLPHVLRRLPYSMKDNPVENFDFDEQATEHDHYCWGNAAYDYAQRLTAAFAQHHWCVAIRGPEGGGMVEDLPIHTFKTAEGDVAAKCPTEVMIPDTREKELSDLGFIGLLNCKNTDYAAFFGGNSVQRPRKYDTKEATANAKLSSQIPYLMATSRIAHYLKAICRDKIGSFMSRSECETFLNRWIKNLELDMDDATQEAKAQRPLREARIDVIDDKARPGCYQAIAYLKPHFQLDELGVSLRLVADLPEPAQK; encoded by the coding sequence ATGGCAGCCCGCACCAAGGCGGTGAAGGTCGAGAAGCTCGGCGAGCTCGAGGGCGAGGACCTGCTCGCCCAGATGATCGACACCGGCATCAAGCCGCGCGGCGACGAGGCGCACGACCGCGCGCGCGAGCTCGTCCGCAACTTCGTGGCCGAGCTGCTCGACCCGGGGATGGTCACCGCGAAGGGCGTCACGAAGACGATCAACGCGCGCATCGCGGCGATCGACGAGCTGCTCTCGAAGCAGGTGAACGCGATCCTCCACCACCCCGAGTTCCAGCAGCTCGAGGCGTCGTGGCGCGGGCTCCACAAGCTCGTGCACGGGAGCGAGACCGGCGAGAACCTCAAGGTCCGCGTGCTCAACGTCTCCAAGAAGGACCTGCTCAAGGACTTCAAGGCGGCGCCGGAGTTCACGGAGAGCGCGCTCTGGAAGAAGGTCTACGAGTACGAGTTCGGGCTCTACGGCGGCGACCCCTACGGCGCGCTCGTCGGCGACTTCGAGTTCGGCAAGGGGCCGCAGGACGTCGAGCTGCTGACGGAGATGTCCCAGGTCGCGGCGGCCGCGCACGCGCCCTTCATCACCGCGTCGGCGCCCGACATGTTCGGCATGGACTCGTTCACGCAGATGCCGAACCCGCGCGACCTCGCGAAGATCTTCGACAAGAGCAACCCCGAGAACACGAAGTGGCTCTCGTTCCGCGACTCGGAGGATTCGCGCTTCGTCGCGATGGTGCTGCCGCACGTGCTGCGACGCCTGCCGTACTCGATGAAGGACAATCCCGTCGAGAACTTCGACTTCGACGAGCAGGCGACCGAGCACGACCACTACTGCTGGGGCAACGCCGCCTACGACTACGCGCAGCGGCTCACGGCGGCCTTCGCGCAGCACCACTGGTGCGTCGCGATCCGCGGGCCCGAGGGCGGCGGCATGGTCGAGGACCTGCCGATCCACACCTTCAAGACGGCCGAGGGCGACGTCGCCGCGAAGTGTCCGACCGAGGTGATGATCCCGGACACGCGCGAGAAGGAGCTCTCGGATCTCGGCTTCATCGGGCTGCTCAACTGCAAGAACACCGACTATGCGGCGTTCTTCGGCGGCAACTCGGTGCAGCGCCCCAGGAAGTACGACACGAAGGAGGCGACGGCGAACGCGAAGCTCTCCAGCCAGATCCCGTATCTGATGGCGACCTCGCGCATCGCCCACTACCTCAAGGCGATCTGCCGCGACAAGATCGGCTCCTTCATGTCCCGCAGCGAGTGCGAGACGTTCCTGAACCGCTGGATCAAGAACCTCGAGCTCGACATGGACGACGCCACGCAGGAGGCCAAGGCGCAGCGGCCCCTGCGCGAGGCGCGCATCGACGTCATCGACGACAAGGCGAGGCCCGGTTGCTACCAGGCGATCGCCTATCTCAAGCCCCACTTCCAGCTCGACGAGCTGGGCGTGTCGTTGCGGTTGGTCGCGGACCTGCCGGAGCCGGCGCAGAAGTAG
- a CDS encoding type VI secretion system tube protein Hcp, with translation MATKQFMKIGSVKGNSKDGKHDGWSDVKSISTGVGNAVNCVQAAKGKSSGAAATLSNISVKMEVDKSIPELLAYCAVGKVWDKAEFEICEEGESDPLLRIELGDKVAVTSCNVQADAAGSPEVTLGIAFAKITWKYKTDKDLFWDLKKNEGSLKAK, from the coding sequence ATGGCCACGAAGCAGTTCATGAAGATCGGGAGCGTGAAGGGCAACTCGAAGGACGGCAAGCACGACGGCTGGAGCGACGTGAAGAGCATCTCCACCGGCGTCGGCAACGCCGTCAACTGCGTGCAGGCGGCGAAGGGGAAGTCGAGCGGGGCCGCCGCGACGCTCTCCAACATCAGCGTGAAGATGGAGGTCGACAAGTCGATCCCCGAGCTGCTCGCCTACTGCGCCGTCGGCAAGGTGTGGGACAAGGCCGAGTTCGAGATCTGCGAGGAGGGCGAGTCCGACCCGCTGCTCCGCATCGAGCTCGGCGACAAGGTCGCGGTGACGTCGTGCAACGTGCAGGCGGACGCGGCCGGCTCGCCCGAGGTCACGCTCGGCATCGCCTTCGCGAAGATCACGTGGAAGTACAAGACCGACAAGGATCTCTTCTGGGACCTCAAGAAGAACGAAGGCAGCTTGAAGGCCAAGTAG
- the tssB gene encoding type VI secretion system contractile sheath small subunit, protein MPESVYDKKKRVRPPRVNITYDVELGGAQVAKELPFVVGVVSDLSGHPAEALPKLKDRKFTEIDRDNFDDVMKSMKPRLDIKVDNALVGDGSELKVELAFSKLEDFSPDALVEKVEPLRKLMEVRSKLKDLQSRTEGNDRLEELLDAVIESPELRAKLGAATGVGAGDAGDDAASSDGEE, encoded by the coding sequence ATGCCCGAGAGCGTGTACGACAAGAAGAAGCGCGTGCGTCCGCCGCGCGTGAACATCACGTACGACGTCGAGCTCGGCGGCGCGCAGGTCGCGAAGGAGCTGCCCTTCGTCGTCGGCGTCGTCTCCGACCTGTCGGGGCACCCCGCCGAGGCGCTCCCGAAGCTCAAGGACCGCAAGTTCACCGAGATCGATCGCGACAACTTCGACGACGTGATGAAGAGCATGAAGCCGCGGCTCGACATCAAGGTGGACAACGCGCTCGTCGGCGACGGGAGCGAGCTCAAGGTCGAGCTCGCGTTCTCGAAGCTCGAGGACTTCTCGCCCGACGCGCTCGTCGAGAAGGTCGAGCCGCTGCGCAAGCTGATGGAGGTGCGCAGCAAGCTGAAGGACCTCCAGAGCCGCACCGAGGGCAACGACCGCCTCGAGGAGCTGCTCGACGCGGTGATCGAGAGCCCGGAGCTGCGCGCGAAGCTCGGCGCGGCGACGGGCGTGGGGGCCGGCGACGCGGGCGACGACGCGGCGTCGAGCGACGGAGAGGAGTAG
- a CDS encoding type VI secretion system accessory protein TagJ — protein sequence MSAEDAFRAGKLDDAVAEQGAVVRAAPLDADARWKLFVLLCFAGELERAEKQLDALATRDDGLARSAVVHRALLASELERTLVFDGARAPSLPPDAPRHARLRVEALAALGHGDEEGASRLVAEAVEATPPLAGLLDGEPFDGLCDLDDRFGAVLEVHAGGRYLWIPLDGVRRVDVHAPSSAIDVLWRPAEIVDASGATARVFLPSIYPRSRESANPLVAVGRETETLASGGLELARGHRRFLVARGDALGEIPLAALRSLELGG from the coding sequence GTGAGCGCCGAGGACGCCTTCCGAGCGGGGAAGCTCGACGACGCGGTCGCGGAGCAGGGCGCCGTCGTGCGCGCGGCGCCGCTCGACGCCGATGCGCGCTGGAAGCTCTTCGTGCTGCTCTGCTTCGCGGGCGAGCTCGAGCGCGCCGAGAAGCAGCTCGATGCGCTCGCGACGCGCGACGACGGGCTCGCGCGGAGCGCGGTCGTGCACCGCGCGCTGCTCGCGTCCGAGCTCGAGCGCACGCTCGTCTTCGACGGCGCGCGCGCGCCGTCGCTCCCTCCCGATGCGCCGCGCCACGCCCGGCTGCGCGTCGAGGCGCTCGCCGCGCTCGGGCACGGCGACGAGGAGGGCGCGTCGCGTCTCGTCGCCGAAGCGGTCGAGGCGACGCCGCCGCTCGCCGGGCTCCTCGACGGCGAGCCGTTCGACGGGCTCTGCGACCTCGACGACCGCTTCGGCGCCGTGCTCGAGGTGCACGCGGGCGGGCGCTACCTGTGGATCCCGCTCGACGGCGTGCGGCGCGTCGACGTGCACGCGCCGTCGAGCGCGATCGACGTGCTCTGGCGGCCCGCCGAGATCGTCGACGCGAGCGGCGCGACGGCGCGCGTCTTCCTGCCGTCGATCTATCCGCGCAGCCGCGAGAGCGCGAATCCGCTCGTCGCGGTCGGCCGCGAGACCGAGACGCTCGCGAGCGGCGGGCTCGAGCTCGCGCGCGGCCACCGCCGCTTCCTCGTCGCGCGCGGCGACGCGCTCGGCGAGATTCCGCTCGCGGCGCTGCGCTCGCTCGAGCTCGGCGGTTAG
- the tssA gene encoding type VI secretion system protein TssA: MADLDELLKPVSDADPTGADVRYDAADLALDRIKQLRTAVSPDLDPDGRGRDADWRGVARECETLLRTRTKDLEVAGWLAEAWARLEGPAGLERGLALVAELVDRYWERLHPGWDADDGVTLPVRARPLAWLGGSQSFLQSLKEAPLVQASGGRVLTWALYEGAQRLDEPTVGDDRRAELVEAGAITSDAWAAALDSVSPAELDDARASLARASGHVDALGDRVASLFEDDEAPELHRLARLLRDIDETLGGGGAHGGAHDDASAGETSSAPEGARAPAARASGAPSGPIASREDALRRLREVADYFRRTEPHSPLASLIARGVRWGSMSFEEVLRDLARDDDFLGKIWETLGIEPARSSDDD, translated from the coding sequence ATGGCGGACCTCGACGAGCTGCTGAAGCCGGTGTCCGACGCCGACCCGACCGGGGCCGACGTCCGCTACGACGCGGCCGACCTCGCGCTCGACCGCATCAAGCAGCTGCGCACCGCGGTCTCGCCCGACCTCGACCCCGACGGCCGCGGGCGCGATGCCGACTGGCGCGGCGTCGCGCGCGAGTGCGAGACGCTGCTCCGCACGCGCACCAAGGATCTCGAGGTCGCCGGGTGGCTCGCCGAGGCCTGGGCGCGGCTCGAAGGTCCGGCGGGGCTCGAGCGCGGGCTCGCGCTCGTCGCGGAGCTCGTCGACCGCTACTGGGAGCGCCTCCATCCAGGTTGGGACGCGGACGACGGCGTGACGCTGCCCGTGCGGGCGCGCCCGCTCGCGTGGCTCGGCGGCTCGCAGTCCTTCCTCCAGTCTCTGAAGGAGGCGCCGCTCGTGCAGGCCTCCGGTGGGCGCGTCCTCACGTGGGCGCTCTACGAGGGCGCGCAGCGCCTCGACGAGCCGACGGTCGGCGACGATCGGCGCGCCGAGCTCGTGGAGGCCGGCGCCATCACGAGCGATGCGTGGGCGGCCGCGCTCGACAGCGTCTCGCCCGCCGAGCTCGACGATGCGCGCGCGAGCCTCGCGCGCGCGAGCGGGCACGTCGACGCGCTCGGCGACCGCGTCGCCTCGCTCTTCGAGGACGACGAGGCCCCCGAGCTGCACCGGCTCGCGCGCCTGCTGCGCGACATCGACGAGACGCTCGGCGGCGGCGGCGCGCATGGCGGCGCGCACGACGACGCGTCGGCCGGCGAGACGTCGTCCGCGCCCGAGGGCGCGCGCGCTCCCGCCGCGCGCGCGTCGGGCGCGCCGAGCGGCCCCATCGCGTCGCGCGAGGACGCGCTGCGCCGGCTGCGCGAGGTGGCGGACTACTTCCGCCGCACGGAGCCGCACAGCCCGCTCGCGTCGCTGATCGCGCGCGGCGTGCGCTGGGGGTCGATGTCGTTCGAGGAGGTGCTGCGCGATCTCGCGCGCGACGACGACTTCCTCGGGAAGATCTGGGAGACGCTCGGGATCGAGCCCGCGCGCTCGTCCGACGACGACTGA